A region of the Mesoterricola sediminis genome:
GGTGGCATCGTCATAGATGGGGCTGTTGGCGATCTGGCTGCCGTCGACGCTGGGGCCGGCGCCGTAGGTCTGCTTCTTCTGGCCGAAGCGCAGGTCGGAGGTCAGGTTGGAGCTCCAGACGGAACGGAGGGCCACGTTGTAGAGGCTGTCCTTGTAGGTCTGGGGGATCAGGGACGCCAGCTCACCGGCGCTGTAGTCGCGCAGGTTCTCGGCGTTCTGGCTGTTCTGCCAGGCATAGACCAGGGTGTGGTTCTGGTTGATGAGCCAGGTCAGCTTCAGCTGGCGGCGGATCTCTTCGCGGTTGTAGTTGTAGTTGCTGTTGCCGGCGATGGTGCCCAGGGCCCCGGAGCCGAGCGAGGAGGAGGTGTTCACGCTGGTGCGGAAGTAGGAGCCGGAGAACCAGAGGCGATCCTTGAGGATGTAGCCGCCCAGGCTGAAGGTCTTCTGCTCGGAGAGCTGGTTCGTGATGGCGGCCCGGTTCTGCATGGGCTGCACGGCGTTCCACTGGGGATTGCTCAGCTCCTCGCGCCACTGGCCCGTGAAGGTGTTGCCGCCGGAGCGGGTGACGGCGTTCATGACGCCGCCGTCGACGCTGCCGTACTCGGCGGAGATGGCGCCGGTGATGACCTGCATCTCTTCCACCGCGTCATCGATCATGCGCACGCCGCGGTTGCCGTAGGCGTTGTCGGCCACGTTCTGGCCGTCGACGAGGTAGAGGTTGCCGCTGGTCATGGCGCCGCGGATCTGGACGCGGCCGCCGACACCGGAGACGACGCCGGGGGTCAGGAGGGCCACGGTCTCCATCGTGCGGTTGGTGGTGGGCAGCTGGTCGACGTTGTCGAGGCTGTAGTTGGAGGCCGTCTTCACGTCGGTCTTGTCAACCGCGGTGTTGGTGGCGACCACTTCGACCACGGCGCCGACGGTCTTGGCCATCGTGAAGCGCGGCTGGTAGTTCTGGTCGATGCCGATCTTCTCGGTGGTCTTGAAGGCGTTGTAGCCGGTCTTGGTGAGTTCAATCGTGTAGACGCCGGGAGGCAGGAGGCGCGCAATGAAGCGGCCCTTCTCGTCCGACGCCAGGACGCGGGCGCCCTGCAGGTTGGGGGAGGTCAGGCGGACCGTGACGCCCGCGATGCCGGCGCCGTTGGACTCAAGCACCTCACCCGTGATAGTGCAGGTCTGCGTGCCCTGGGCGATGAGGGAGACGGAACCGACGGCGATGATGGCGCCGATCCTGCCGAGCTGGTTGAAGTAGCGATGCATCTGCATCCTCCTAAGTTGTTTGGTTGCAAGTTTTTGCCGCAAAGGGCAGAGGGGTAGACCTTACCTGCAGGCAAAAGTGGCCTTGCTACTGGGAGCTTCAATCCGGGGATGGATTTGTCACGTAGGTTAGCACACTTCGAATGACGATGAGAAATTTTGTGAATGATACAGGAACTTTCTCGTGATTTAAGGCACAAGGGCCGCGCCATCGGGCGGCATGTTCTTGCAAAACGCATATGGATCAAGGGATGTCCTTGTCGGTTTCCGATCCGAAGAGGTTTGCGGCCGACCCCCATGGCGAAGGGCCGTCCAGCCCCTTTTGGCCGGGGAGCGGCGCCCCCCCCGCCTCCGATTGTCACAGCCAGGCGGCCTCCCCTCCCTTTCCTTCGGATCCGGTTGGGGCCAGAATCAGGGCAACCCAGGACCGTCCATGCCCGCGAAACCCGCACTCCCCCTTGCCCCCCTGCTGCACGAATGCCGGAAGGTCATCGTGGGCCAGCCCCGGGTCCTCGAGCGGCTGATGGCCGCCCTGCTGGTCCCCGGCCATGTCCTCCTGGAGGGCCTGCCCGGCCTGGCCAAGACCCGGACCATCCGGACCCTGGCCTCGGCCAGCCGCATGGCCTTCCGCCGCATCCAGTTCACCCCGGACCTCCTGCCCTCGGACGTGGTGGGCACCCTCGTCTTCGACCCGCGGAACCTCACCTTCTCCCCCCGCATCGGCCCGATCTTCGCCAACCTGCTCCTGGCCGACGAGATCAACCGGGCCCCCAGCAAGGTCCAGTCCGCCCTCCTCGAGGCCATGGAGGAGCGTCAGGTGACCCTGGGCGAGGAGGCCTTCACCCTTCCGGACCCCTTCCTCGTCCTCGCCACCCAGAACCCCCTCGAGCAGGAGGGGACCTTCCCCCTCCCCGAGGCCCAGATGGACCGGTTCCTCTTCAAATTGAAGGTGGACTATCCCGGCGCCGAGGAAGAGGCGGAGGTGCTGCGCCGCGCCGACGGGCACGAGGAGCCCGTCCATCCCGCCGTGGACGCCCAGGCCCTCATCGAGGCCCGGAAGGAGGCCCAGCGGGTCCGCCTGGACGAGGCCATCCGCACCTACATCGTCCGGCTGGTCCAGGGCACGCGCCCGGGCCAGGGCAAGGCGTGGAAAGGGCGGGAACTGCTCCGGTGCGGCGCCTCGCCCCGGGCGGCCCTGGCCTTCCAGGCCGCCGGGAAGGCCGTCGCCTACCTGGCCGGCCGTGACCACGTGCTGCCCGAGGACGTGGCCAACCTGGCGCCGGACGTCCTGCGGCACCGCCTCCTCCTGACCTACGAAAGCGAGGCGGACGGCGTCACCACCGATGATGTCATCAAGGCCCTGCTGGCGGCGACGCCCCGGCCCTGAGGCCGGGCGCCGGCCGGGTCGGGCACAGTAAGATAGAGGAAGCCGGGCGGGGAAGCTTCGGCCCATCGGCCCTTCCCCGCCCTTCCCCTGCCGATCCGCGCCGACGGGAGCCGCCATGAAGCCTCGCATTCTGATGATCCACACCGGGGGCACCCTGGGCATGGCCCCCCAGGGCGATCCCTCCTCCCTGGCCCCGGGCCCCTCCCTGGAGCGGATCCTGGAGCAGGTCCCCGAACTGGCCAAGGTGGCGGACCTGAGCCTGGCCGTGCCCTTCAACCGGGATTCCGCGGCCCTGGAGCCCGAGCACATCCTCCAGCTCGCGCGTCTGCTTCGCGAAGGCCTCGCCGACTGCCAGGGCGCCGTCGTGGTCCACGGCACCGACACCATGGCCTTCACGGCCTCGGTGCTGGGCTTCCTCCTGGGCGGCCAGGGCAAGCCGGTGGTGCTCACGGGCTCCCAGCGCCCCCTGGCCTACGTGCGCACCGACGCCCGCGGCAACCTGGTGGACGCGGTCTCCATCGCGGCCCAGGGCGTGCCGGAAGTCGGGATCTGCTTCGGAGACCACTGGCTCCGGGGCGTGGCCTGCGACAAGGTCAGCGTCCACCGCTACCAGGCCTTCGAATCTCCCAACCTGCCGCCCCTGGCCGAGCTGGGGCTCACCATCCAGTTCCACCCCCACGCCGGCGCCTTCGAGCGGCGCACCCCCGCCTGGGTGCGCGAGGCCCTGGAGCCCGCCATCGAGGTGCGCACCCCCTTCCCCGGCCAGCCCTGGCTGCCCCTCGGGGAGGGCACCCGGGGCGTCGTCATCCAGGGCTTCGGGGCGGGGAACCTCCCCATGGACCGCCCCGACCTCCAGGCCTTCCTCGCCAGCTGCCGGGACCGCGGCGTGCCCGTGGTGGTGGTGAGCCAGTGCCTGTCCGGCGGAGTGGACCTGCAGACCTACGATCTGGGCCGCCAGGCCCGGGAGCTCGGCGCCATCCCGGGCGGCCGCCACACGCGCTGGGCCGCGGTGGCCAAACTGGCCCTGGTGCTGGGCGCGGGCCGCGGCCGGAAGGAGGCGGAGGAGGCCTTCGCCACGTCCTGGGCGGGGGAGCCCCTCTAGTCCGCGCTACACTGGAGTTTTCCGAGGACCCGATGCTCGACGCTGCCCTGTTCCGCACCGACCTGGACGCCGTGGTCCAGGGCCTCGCCGCCCGGGGGGCGGCCTTCGACCGGGAGACCTTCTCCCGCCTCGAGGAGGAGCGCCGCCGGGTGATCCAGGAAGCCGAGGTCCTCAAGGCGGAGCGCAACCGCGTCTCCGAGGAGGTGGCCCGCCTCAAGCGCGCCAAGGAGAACGCCGACCACCTCATCGCCGCGCAGCGCGAGGCCGGCGACAAGCTGAAGACCCTCGAGGCCGCGGAGAAGGAGGCGGAGGCCGCCTTCCGGGCCTTCCTCGCCACGATCCCCAACCTGCCCCACGAGAGCGTCCCCGTCGGCAAGGACGAGCATTCCAACGTGGAGATCAAGCGCTGGGGCGCCCCCCGCGCGATCGCGGCCCCCAAGGACCACGTCGAGCTGGGCACGCGCCTGGGCATCCTGGACCTGGACCGCGCCGCCAAGCTCAGCGGCGCCCGGTTCGCGGTCCTGAAGGGCCTGGGGGCCAAGCTGGAGCGGGCCCTGGTCTCCTTCATGGCCGACCTCCACGCCGGCGCGGGCTGGAACGAGGTGCTCCCGCCCTACATGGTGCTCCCCGAGGCCATGTACGGGACCGGCCAGCTCCCCAAGTTCGAGCAGGACCTCTTCCGCACGAGCCGCGGCGAGGACACCCTCTACCTGATCCCCACCGCCGAGGTGCCGGTCACGAACCTCTACCGGGAGGAGATCCTGGCCGAGGACCAGCTCCCCCTGCGCCACTTCGCCTTCACGCCCTGCTTCCGCAGCGAGGCCGGCAGCTACGGCAGGGACACCAAGGGCATCATCCGCCAGCACCAGTTCCACAAGGTGGAGCTCGTGTCCTTCACGGCGCCCGAGAAGGCCCAGGAGGAGCTGGAGACGCTCACCCGCGAGGCCGAGACCGTGCTCGAGGCGCTGGAGCTGCCCTACCGGCGCATGCTCCTGTGCACCGGCGACATGGGCTTCTCCTCCCGGAAGACCTTCGACCTGGAGGTCTGGCTGCCCAGCCAGGACACCTACCGGGAGATCAGCTCCTGCTCCTGGTTCGGGGACTTCCAGGCCCGCCGCGCCAACATCCGCTACCGCCCCTCGGCCGGCAAGCCCCAGATGCTCCACACCCTCAACGGCAGCGGCCTCGCCGTGGGCCGCACCTGGGTGGCCATCCTCGAGAACTACCAGAACGAGGACGGCACCATCACCGTGCCCAAGGCCCTCCGGCCCTACCTGGGCTGCGACGTCATCCGCTAGCAGGCAGATCGGATCACCGGAACGATCGCGTTCCGGTGATGCGATCCACCTGCACGAGAAAGCTACCCGAGGACCTGGAGCGGCGTCCCGCTCGCCTCCAGGACGGCGTCGGGCAGGAAGAAGTCCGCCACCAGGACGGCGGAGGGATCCACGGCGTAGGGGGAGAAGTCGGTCACGCCGGCCTCGCGGAGGACGAGCTCGTCGATGAAGAAGTTGCC
Encoded here:
- a CDS encoding asparaginase is translated as MKPRILMIHTGGTLGMAPQGDPSSLAPGPSLERILEQVPELAKVADLSLAVPFNRDSAALEPEHILQLARLLREGLADCQGAVVVHGTDTMAFTASVLGFLLGGQGKPVVLTGSQRPLAYVRTDARGNLVDAVSIAAQGVPEVGICFGDHWLRGVACDKVSVHRYQAFESPNLPPLAELGLTIQFHPHAGAFERRTPAWVREALEPAIEVRTPFPGQPWLPLGEGTRGVVIQGFGAGNLPMDRPDLQAFLASCRDRGVPVVVVSQCLSGGVDLQTYDLGRQARELGAIPGGRHTRWAAVAKLALVLGAGRGRKEAEEAFATSWAGEPL
- a CDS encoding AAA family ATPase, yielding MPAKPALPLAPLLHECRKVIVGQPRVLERLMAALLVPGHVLLEGLPGLAKTRTIRTLASASRMAFRRIQFTPDLLPSDVVGTLVFDPRNLTFSPRIGPIFANLLLADEINRAPSKVQSALLEAMEERQVTLGEEAFTLPDPFLVLATQNPLEQEGTFPLPEAQMDRFLFKLKVDYPGAEEEAEVLRRADGHEEPVHPAVDAQALIEARKEAQRVRLDEAIRTYIVRLVQGTRPGQGKAWKGRELLRCGASPRAALAFQAAGKAVAYLAGRDHVLPEDVANLAPDVLRHRLLLTYESEADGVTTDDVIKALLAATPRP
- the serS gene encoding serine--tRNA ligase; translated protein: MLDAALFRTDLDAVVQGLAARGAAFDRETFSRLEEERRRVIQEAEVLKAERNRVSEEVARLKRAKENADHLIAAQREAGDKLKTLEAAEKEAEAAFRAFLATIPNLPHESVPVGKDEHSNVEIKRWGAPRAIAAPKDHVELGTRLGILDLDRAAKLSGARFAVLKGLGAKLERALVSFMADLHAGAGWNEVLPPYMVLPEAMYGTGQLPKFEQDLFRTSRGEDTLYLIPTAEVPVTNLYREEILAEDQLPLRHFAFTPCFRSEAGSYGRDTKGIIRQHQFHKVELVSFTAPEKAQEELETLTREAETVLEALELPYRRMLLCTGDMGFSSRKTFDLEVWLPSQDTYREISSCSWFGDFQARRANIRYRPSAGKPQMLHTLNGSGLAVGRTWVAILENYQNEDGTITVPKALRPYLGCDVIR